The Hymenobacter baengnokdamensis genome includes a region encoding these proteins:
- the porX gene encoding T9SS response regulator signal transducer PorX translates to MQRYSILWADDEIDLLKPHILFLKEKGYDVTPVNSGADALEEVQENTYDLVFLDENMPGLTGLETLNEIKVVRPTVPVVMITKSEEEHIMEGAIGAKIADYLIKPVNPNQILLSVKKVLDNKRLITEATNTGYQRDFRQLGMQLSDRLSPSEWVDVYKKLVYWELEINETEGKSMAEVFNMQKDEANNYFGRFIIENYEDWVNGRDKDAPLMSHQLFKEKVFPLMKQTGDTPVYFVLIDNLRYDQWKILEPIIAELFTVDSEELYYSILPTTTAYARNAIFAGMMPGEVQKKYPNLWVWDEDEEGKNLHEAEFMEINFQRNNQKAKHSYNKVTNLQAGKDLLGKMANLHNNYKLNVIVYNFVDMLSHARTDMAMIRELAADESAYRSLTRSWFLHSPLYEMLQTIAEKKGKLIITTDHGTIRVKRPYKIVGDRNTNTNLRYKHGRNLGFDESRDIYVVRKPESIFLPRENVSTAYVFTLGDYFFAYPNNYNYYVNYYKDTFQHGGVSLEECIIPYITLTAKG, encoded by the coding sequence ATGCAACGCTACTCCATTCTTTGGGCCGACGACGAAATTGACCTGCTCAAGCCGCACATCCTCTTTTTAAAGGAGAAGGGCTACGACGTTACCCCCGTCAACTCCGGGGCCGATGCCCTGGAAGAAGTACAGGAAAATACCTATGACCTGGTATTTCTCGACGAGAATATGCCCGGCCTAACCGGCCTCGAAACCCTCAACGAAATCAAGGTGGTGCGGCCCACGGTGCCCGTCGTGATGATTACCAAGAGCGAGGAAGAGCACATTATGGAAGGGGCCATCGGGGCTAAAATCGCCGATTACCTCATCAAGCCCGTTAACCCGAATCAGATTCTGCTTTCAGTAAAGAAAGTACTGGACAACAAGCGCTTAATCACGGAGGCAACCAATACCGGCTACCAGCGCGATTTTCGCCAGCTCGGGATGCAGCTTTCCGACCGCCTCTCGCCTTCGGAGTGGGTCGATGTATATAAAAAGCTCGTATACTGGGAGTTGGAAATCAACGAAACCGAGGGCAAGAGCATGGCCGAAGTCTTCAACATGCAGAAGGACGAGGCTAATAACTACTTCGGCCGCTTCATTATTGAGAATTACGAAGACTGGGTAAACGGCCGCGACAAGGATGCGCCGCTTATGTCGCACCAGCTGTTTAAGGAGAAAGTTTTTCCGCTGATGAAGCAGACCGGCGACACGCCCGTGTATTTCGTGCTCATCGACAACCTGCGCTACGACCAGTGGAAAATTCTGGAGCCGATTATCGCCGAGCTCTTTACCGTCGATTCGGAAGAGCTGTATTACAGCATTTTGCCGACTACCACGGCATATGCGAGAAACGCAATATTTGCCGGTATGATGCCGGGCGAGGTGCAGAAAAAATACCCCAACCTGTGGGTGTGGGACGAAGACGAGGAAGGCAAAAACCTGCACGAGGCCGAGTTCATGGAAATCAATTTCCAGCGCAACAACCAGAAAGCCAAGCACAGCTACAATAAGGTAACCAACCTGCAGGCCGGCAAGGACTTGCTGGGTAAAATGGCTAACCTGCACAACAACTACAAGCTCAACGTTATCGTCTATAACTTTGTGGACATGCTTTCGCACGCCCGCACCGATATGGCCATGATTCGCGAGCTCGCTGCCGATGAAAGCGCCTACCGCAGCCTCACCCGCTCGTGGTTTCTGCACTCGCCGCTGTATGAGATGCTGCAAACCATTGCCGAGAAAAAGGGCAAGCTCATCATCACCACCGACCACGGTACTATTCGGGTAAAGCGCCCGTATAAGATTGTGGGCGACCGCAATACCAACACCAACCTGCGCTACAAGCACGGCCGCAACCTGGGCTTCGACGAAAGCCGCGACATTTATGTGGTGCGCAAGCCGGAGAGCATTTTCCTGCCCCGCGAAAATGTGAGCACTGCGTATGTGTTCACGCTCGGCGACTATTTCTTCGCCTACCCCAACAACTACAACTACTACGTGAACTACTACAAAGACACGTTCCAGCACGGCGGCGTATCGCTGGAAGAATGTATTATTCCCTATATCACGCTGACGGCTAAAGGCTAA
- a CDS encoding asparagine synthetase B, with amino-acid sequence MLLKRLALLLVLLAPALAARANHIFIPMDNTQKEHLKAYGLCYWALSKQIEIDWLLNYRGGSFACESQPSLENELNVRGITFQVISEAQYTGILTQIADPNANMDVMKLEKVPKIAVYTPKGKQPWDDAVTMVLTYAEIPYDKIYDDEVLSGVLPKYDWLHLHHEDFTGQYGKFYAAYRYAPWYQQQVREAEAAAKRNNFKKVSEMKAAEAVKMQEFIAGGGFMFAMCSATDSYDIALAGLGIDMVAEMYDGDPADPNAQSKLNFNRTLAFQNFQLKTNPFEYEYSNIDMQPNERGLYEQNDYFQLFTFSAKYDPVPTMLTQDHEKTIHGFMGQTTAFRKSLIKPDVIIMGETKQDGEVRYMHGTLGKGTWTFYGGHDPEDYQHLVGEEPTDLSLHPNSPGYRLILNNVLFPAAKKKKQKT; translated from the coding sequence ATGTTGCTGAAGCGTCTTGCCCTCTTGCTCGTGCTGCTGGCCCCGGCCCTGGCAGCCCGTGCCAACCATATTTTCATCCCGATGGATAATACCCAGAAGGAACACCTGAAAGCTTACGGCCTGTGCTACTGGGCCTTAAGCAAGCAGATAGAAATAGACTGGCTGCTGAATTACCGGGGCGGCTCCTTTGCCTGCGAATCGCAGCCCAGCCTGGAAAATGAGCTGAACGTGCGCGGCATCACCTTCCAGGTTATCTCGGAGGCGCAGTACACGGGAATTCTGACCCAGATAGCTGACCCCAACGCCAACATGGACGTGATGAAGCTGGAGAAAGTACCCAAAATCGCGGTGTACACGCCCAAAGGCAAGCAGCCCTGGGACGATGCCGTGACGATGGTGCTCACCTACGCCGAGATTCCGTACGATAAGATTTACGACGACGAGGTGCTTTCGGGCGTGCTGCCCAAGTACGACTGGCTACACCTGCACCACGAAGATTTTACGGGCCAATACGGCAAGTTTTACGCTGCCTACCGCTACGCGCCCTGGTACCAGCAGCAGGTGCGCGAGGCCGAGGCCGCTGCCAAGCGCAACAACTTCAAGAAAGTGAGCGAGATGAAGGCCGCCGAGGCCGTGAAGATGCAGGAGTTTATCGCCGGCGGCGGCTTTATGTTTGCCATGTGCTCGGCTACCGACAGCTACGATATTGCGCTGGCGGGCCTGGGAATTGACATGGTGGCCGAGATGTACGACGGCGACCCGGCCGACCCCAATGCCCAGAGCAAGCTCAACTTCAACCGCACGCTGGCGTTCCAGAATTTTCAGCTCAAAACCAACCCGTTTGAGTACGAATATTCCAACATCGACATGCAGCCCAACGAGCGCGGCCTGTATGAGCAAAACGATTACTTTCAGCTCTTTACCTTCTCAGCCAAGTACGACCCGGTGCCGACCATGCTCACCCAGGACCATGAGAAGACCATCCACGGCTTCATGGGTCAGACTACGGCCTTCCGCAAAAGCCTCATCAAGCCCGATGTCATCATCATGGGCGAAACCAAGCAGGATGGCGAGGTGCGCTACATGCACGGCACCCTGGGCAAAGGCACCTGGACGTTTTACGGCGGCCACGACCCCGAAGACTACCAGCACCTGGTGGGCGAAGAGCCCACCGACTTGTCGCTGCACCCCAACTCGCCCGGCTACCGGCTGATACTCAATAATGTATTATTTCCGGCGGCTAAGAAAAAGAAGCAAAAAACCTAA
- a CDS encoding ABC transporter permease produces the protein MTFLENIREALRSISGNLLRTILTALIVSIGLMALVGILTAIDAMRNSLGDTFASLGANAFEIKAKGYGNRFRRGGVQGKQYPALSYLQATLYKKELTRREPGTIVGLSAFISGATEIKANGQKTNPNMQVIAGDENYLRIQSYALTQGRTFSPSELNTGANVAIIGQEMKDKLFPQVNPVGKYVYALGKRFQVVGQLEKSGSTMGGSGADRLLLVPLETGNQLPRTGALTYDIKTATPSAGSLGFLQSQATGVMRAVRNDRLGQEDSFEIESPDSLSGTLDSLSGNMRLAGGLIAFLALLGASIALMNIMLVSVTERTREIGIRKALGATARQIRLQFLIEAIVICVMGGTLGIMLGIGAGNGVAVLAGSKSFLVPWLWVGVGLTICVTVGLLAGSYPAGKAAALDPIDSLRYE, from the coding sequence ATGACTTTTCTGGAAAATATCCGCGAGGCGCTGCGCTCTATCTCCGGCAATCTGCTGCGCACCATCCTCACGGCGCTCATCGTGAGTATCGGGCTGATGGCGCTGGTGGGCATTCTCACGGCTATCGACGCTATGCGCAACTCCTTGGGCGACACCTTTGCCAGCCTCGGGGCCAACGCCTTCGAAATAAAGGCTAAAGGCTATGGTAATCGGTTCCGGCGCGGGGGCGTGCAGGGCAAGCAGTACCCGGCGCTCAGCTACCTGCAGGCCACGCTCTATAAAAAGGAGCTGACCCGCCGCGAGCCCGGTACCATTGTGGGCTTGTCGGCCTTCATCAGCGGGGCCACCGAAATCAAAGCCAACGGCCAGAAAACCAACCCCAATATGCAGGTGATTGCCGGCGATGAAAACTACCTGCGCATCCAGAGCTACGCGCTCACCCAGGGCCGCACCTTTTCACCGTCGGAGCTGAATACCGGGGCCAACGTGGCCATTATCGGCCAGGAAATGAAAGACAAGCTGTTTCCGCAGGTAAACCCGGTGGGCAAATACGTGTACGCGCTGGGCAAGCGGTTTCAGGTGGTGGGCCAGCTCGAAAAAAGTGGCAGCACGATGGGCGGCTCCGGGGCCGACCGCCTGCTGCTGGTGCCGCTCGAAACCGGCAACCAGCTGCCCCGCACCGGGGCGCTCACTTACGATATCAAAACGGCCACGCCCAGCGCGGGCTCCCTGGGCTTTTTGCAAAGCCAGGCCACGGGCGTAATGCGGGCCGTGCGCAACGACCGCCTGGGGCAGGAAGACTCCTTCGAGATTGAAAGCCCCGATTCGCTGAGCGGCACCCTCGATTCGCTGAGCGGCAACATGCGCCTGGCCGGCGGCCTGATAGCTTTTCTGGCGCTGCTCGGAGCCAGCATCGCGCTCATGAATATCATGCTGGTATCGGTAACGGAGCGCACCCGCGAAATTGGCATTCGCAAAGCCCTGGGGGCCACGGCGCGCCAGATACGCCTGCAATTCCTGATTGAGGCCATCGTTATCTGCGTAATGGGCGGCACGCTGGGGATAATGCTGGGCATCGGGGCCGGCAACGGCGTGGCCGTGCTGGCGGGCAGCAAGTCGTTTCTGGTGCCCTGGCTATGGGTAGGAGTGGGGCTGACCATTTGCGTAACGGTGGGCCTGCTGGCCGGCTCGTACCCGGCCGGCAAGGCCGCTGCCCTGGACCCGATTGACAGCCTGCGGTATGAGTAA
- a CDS encoding helix-turn-helix domain-containing protein encodes MPPPASIGQRFTQLIQHLGLSKNAFAQSLDKTATVIQHLVDERNKPGYDLLCKVFETYPNVSKDWLLLGQGPMLAGSGLSPASGIAAAPDGLFAAPAPVAEAPAVPLARAVASPEKRPAPAPVERPEPLPGPVVPATVPAPTSAAAAPASPDANYLAVVLQTQHLQHQLALAEQRNQHLLEQQALMQQLVAVLQRAV; translated from the coding sequence ATGCCCCCTCCTGCTTCCATCGGCCAACGCTTTACCCAACTTATTCAGCATTTGGGGCTGAGCAAAAATGCCTTTGCGCAGTCGCTGGACAAGACGGCCACCGTTATTCAACATCTCGTTGATGAGCGTAACAAGCCCGGCTACGACCTGCTGTGCAAGGTATTTGAAACTTATCCAAATGTGTCGAAAGACTGGCTGCTGCTTGGTCAGGGGCCTATGCTGGCCGGGTCGGGATTGTCGCCGGCCTCAGGCATCGCAGCTGCGCCGGACGGCTTATTTGCCGCGCCTGCGCCGGTGGCAGAGGCACCGGCAGTACCCTTAGCCCGGGCAGTAGCCTCACCCGAAAAGCGGCCAGCGCCGGCGCCCGTTGAGCGGCCCGAGCCGCTACCTGGTCCGGTAGTACCTGCTACTGTGCCCGCGCCGACTAGTGCCGCGGCCGCTCCGGCTTCGCCCGATGCCAACTACCTCGCGGTGGTGCTGCAAACCCAGCACCTCCAGCACCAACTGGCGCTGGCTGAGCAGCGCAATCAGCATTTGCTGGAGCAGCAAGCCCTTATGCAGCAGCTCGTGGCCGTGCTGCAACGGGCCGTCTGA
- the mtaB gene encoding tRNA (N(6)-L-threonylcarbamoyladenosine(37)-C(2))-methylthiotransferase MtaB: protein MTPQTVAFYTLGCKLNFSESSALGRQFEERGVRRVEFEQGADVYVVNTCSVTDHADRKCRRVVQQALKHNPRAFVAIVGCYAQLKPQEIAEIPGVGAVLGAAEKFRLAEIIAGLQLPEPGAEAGPGRVFASPISEAHEFHPAQSLGERTRTFLKVQDGCDYSCSFCTIPLARGASRSGSIASVVERVEKLASQGVQEIVLTGVNLGDFGIQGAERARVENFTQLVQALDQVAGIRRFRISSCEPNLLTDEIIQTVAASRRFMPHFHLPLQSGSDKILGLMRRRYRRALYAERVARIRELMPHAGIGVDVIVGFPGETASDFQETYSFLNELPVSYLHVFPYSERPNTLAPTLPGRVPERVRTERTTQLRGLSEKKKRFFYEQHAGFETEVLFEDDSTDGRVEGYTPNYIRVAAKYDPLLVGEIRPLRLTQVNALGLMEAEEVGLLV, encoded by the coding sequence ATGACACCACAAACCGTTGCCTTTTATACGCTGGGCTGCAAGCTCAATTTCTCCGAGTCGTCGGCCCTGGGCCGGCAGTTTGAAGAGCGTGGCGTGCGCCGCGTCGAGTTTGAGCAGGGGGCCGATGTTTACGTCGTAAACACCTGCTCCGTCACCGACCACGCCGACCGCAAGTGCCGACGGGTAGTGCAGCAGGCGCTTAAGCACAACCCCCGGGCTTTCGTGGCCATCGTGGGCTGCTACGCCCAGCTCAAGCCCCAGGAGATAGCCGAAATTCCCGGCGTGGGCGCGGTACTTGGCGCGGCCGAGAAGTTTCGGCTGGCTGAGATTATCGCCGGGCTGCAGCTGCCCGAGCCGGGCGCAGAGGCCGGGCCGGGCCGCGTATTCGCCTCTCCCATCAGCGAAGCGCACGAGTTTCACCCGGCGCAATCGCTGGGCGAGCGTACCCGCACTTTTCTCAAAGTGCAGGATGGCTGCGACTATTCCTGCTCGTTTTGCACCATTCCGCTGGCGCGGGGGGCGAGCCGCTCGGGCAGTATTGCCTCGGTGGTCGAGCGCGTGGAGAAGCTGGCGTCGCAGGGCGTACAGGAAATAGTGCTCACGGGCGTTAACCTGGGCGATTTTGGCATTCAGGGCGCAGAACGCGCGCGGGTCGAGAATTTCACCCAATTGGTACAAGCCCTTGACCAGGTGGCGGGCATTCGCCGCTTCCGCATCAGCTCGTGCGAGCCCAACCTGCTCACCGATGAGATTATCCAGACGGTGGCGGCCTCGCGGCGCTTTATGCCCCACTTCCACCTGCCGCTGCAAAGCGGGTCGGATAAGATTCTGGGTCTCATGCGCCGCCGCTACCGCCGGGCCCTTTACGCCGAGCGCGTGGCCCGCATCCGGGAGCTAATGCCCCACGCCGGCATCGGGGTCGATGTAATCGTGGGCTTTCCGGGCGAGACGGCAAGCGATTTCCAAGAAACATATAGTTTTTTGAATGAATTACCCGTCAGCTACCTGCACGTTTTTCCGTACTCGGAGCGGCCCAATACCCTGGCGCCTACTCTGCCCGGCCGGGTGCCCGAGCGCGTGCGCACCGAGCGCACCACCCAGCTGCGCGGCCTCTCGGAAAAGAAAAAGCGTTTTTTCTACGAGCAGCACGCTGGCTTCGAAACCGAAGTACTGTTTGAAGACGATAGTACCGATGGCCGCGTGGAAGGCTACACGCCCAACTACATCCGCGTGGCGGCCAAGTACGACCCGCTGCTGGTGGGCGAAATCCGCCCGCTGCGCCTCACCCAAGTCAACGCGCTGGGGCTGATGGAGGCCGAGGAAGTAGGACTGCTTGTCTGA
- a CDS encoding LTA synthase family protein — protein sequence MKKFWQAKSRFEFHPRYFLFWVLFFELGRAVFLVYYAAQARLLPLATLLGAFGYGLRLDAAMAAYLCLLPFLLFVGGSLAGPRWPLHRLVTGYSAVMGTVLALLLLADLGLYHAWGFRLDATILPYLSSPREVLASAGSTPLGGLLLALAAVMLAGTALYRVLVSRLPALPAGFGRGRAALAGLLYTILLIPVLRGGVQQIPVNQSDVYFSTFPFANHAAINPAWNLADTALRLSSDAAPQPHFMADSTAQRLVAELYQPQDSSQALALLTEPRPNVLFIILESFTAKLVGCVGGEAGITPNLDSLARASVLFTDIYAAGDRSQKGLVALLSGYPNQPTTSVINYLPKTEHLPHLRRSLGAAGYSSAYYYGGELAFANMRSYLRTAGYERLVDRDDFAASDQNSKWGAHDHVLFDRLLTDLPQQRIPFFVTAFTLSSHEPFEIPIPSMLKGNDETALFRKSVWYTDWALGRFLRQARLQPWWAHTLVVLCADHGHPLPGNTPYNAPAKFHIPLVLAGGALRPAVKGQVIRTIGSQTDVATTLLRQLHLPTASYHWGRNLLAPVALPFAYYCYADGLGAVGPAGVVTYDNVAKAVTRRTRGVPDSQLQRGQAYEQESMRDFGQR from the coding sequence GTGAAAAAATTTTGGCAGGCAAAAAGTCGTTTTGAGTTTCACCCACGCTATTTCTTATTCTGGGTATTGTTTTTTGAGCTGGGGCGGGCGGTATTTCTGGTTTACTACGCAGCCCAGGCCAGGCTATTACCCCTGGCTACATTGCTGGGTGCGTTTGGCTATGGCCTGCGGCTCGATGCGGCAATGGCCGCCTATCTGTGCCTGCTGCCCTTTTTGCTCTTCGTGGGGGGCAGCCTGGCAGGGCCGCGCTGGCCATTGCACCGACTGGTAACTGGCTATTCGGCAGTGATGGGCACGGTGCTGGCGCTGCTCCTGCTGGCCGACCTGGGTTTGTATCACGCCTGGGGCTTCCGGCTCGACGCCACCATTCTGCCTTACCTGTCTTCGCCCAGGGAAGTACTGGCTTCGGCCGGCAGCACACCACTGGGCGGCCTGCTGCTGGCCCTGGCCGCCGTTATGCTGGCTGGCACGGCACTTTATCGGGTGCTGGTTAGCCGGCTGCCGGCCCTGCCCGCTGGCTTTGGCCGGGGGCGCGCGGCGCTGGCCGGGCTGCTTTATACCATCCTGCTGATACCCGTGCTGCGCGGGGGCGTGCAGCAGATTCCGGTTAACCAGAGCGACGTTTATTTCTCCACGTTTCCTTTTGCCAACCACGCGGCCATCAACCCGGCCTGGAATCTGGCCGATACGGCGCTCCGCCTTAGCAGCGATGCCGCGCCGCAGCCGCACTTTATGGCCGACAGCACTGCCCAGCGGCTGGTGGCGGAGCTGTATCAGCCGCAGGACAGCTCCCAGGCCTTGGCGCTGCTCACGGAGCCCCGACCCAATGTGCTGTTTATTATTCTGGAAAGCTTCACGGCCAAGCTGGTAGGCTGCGTGGGTGGTGAGGCGGGCATTACCCCCAACCTCGACAGCCTGGCCAGGGCAAGCGTGCTGTTTACCGACATTTACGCGGCCGGCGACCGCAGCCAGAAGGGACTGGTGGCCCTGCTTTCGGGCTATCCCAACCAACCGACTACCAGCGTTATCAATTATCTGCCCAAAACCGAGCACCTGCCCCACCTGCGCCGCTCGCTGGGCGCGGCGGGCTATTCGTCGGCTTACTACTACGGCGGTGAGCTGGCTTTTGCCAATATGCGCAGCTACCTGCGCACGGCGGGCTACGAGCGGCTGGTAGACCGTGATGACTTTGCAGCCAGCGACCAGAACTCGAAGTGGGGCGCGCACGACCATGTGCTGTTCGACCGGCTCCTGACCGACCTGCCGCAGCAGCGAATCCCATTTTTTGTGACGGCCTTCACGCTGAGCAGCCACGAGCCGTTTGAGATTCCGATTCCTTCCATGCTGAAGGGAAACGACGAGACGGCGCTGTTTCGCAAATCGGTCTGGTACACCGACTGGGCGCTGGGGCGCTTTCTCAGGCAGGCCCGGCTGCAGCCCTGGTGGGCCCATACGCTGGTGGTGCTCTGCGCCGACCACGGCCACCCGCTGCCCGGCAACACACCCTACAATGCGCCGGCTAAGTTTCATATTCCGCTGGTGCTGGCCGGCGGAGCGCTGCGCCCCGCAGTAAAAGGACAGGTAATTCGCACTATCGGCTCGCAAACGGATGTGGCCACTACCCTGCTGCGCCAGCTGCACCTGCCCACGGCCAGCTACCACTGGGGACGCAACCTGCTGGCCCCGGTAGCCCTGCCCTTCGCTTATTACTGCTACGCCGATGGCCTGGGCGCCGTGGGGCCGGCCGGGGTAGTCACCTACGATAACGTGGCCAAAGCCGTAACGCGGCGCACCAGAGGGGTACCCGATAGCCAGCTGCAACGCGGCCAGGCCTACGAGCAGGAGTCGATGCGCGACTTCGGCCAGCGTTAG
- a CDS encoding glutamine synthetase III family protein, which yields MAILRFKALELVDQRQPLTVKPLAARRSDSFGQNVFNLEAMRANMPGEYFKKLQAAVKHGSPVERSVADAVAAAMKTWAMAKGATHYTHWFQPLTGATAEKHDSFFDLNSDGRPIENFKGSALVQQEPDASSFPNGGIRNTFEARGYTAWDPTSPAFIIETVGAKTLCIPTIFVAYTGEALDYKAPLLKSLAVLEKAAVDVCQYFDKDVQRVNTTLGIEQEYFLVDKALYDARPDLVMTGRTLFGHAPAKGQQLEDHYFGSIPPRVHAFMFDFEEEANSLGIPLRTRHNEVAPNQFECAPTFEDANLAIDHNQLLMDVMDRVALKHNFKVLLHEKPYAGVNGSGKHNNWAMSTDTGVNLLAPGRRPKENLQFLAFFITTVKAVHRYGDLLRASIASASNDHRLGANEAPPAIMSVFLGSMLDGVLDELERTAKLPLDKGDNIYLKLGIDKIPAILLDNTDRNRTSPFAFTGNKFELRAVGSSANCSSAMTTLNAIVADQLIDFKEKVDELIAQGKKKEVAIVEVLRAYVIESKNIRFEGNGYSDEWKEEAARRGLANVATTPQALDALVRADAAELFARHGIFSEVELHARHEILLEDYTKKIQIESRVLGDLAVNHVIPTALAYQNKLVQNVRGLRELGLDENSEVTVEMIKSISRYVSTIKTTVDAMVAARKVANRIEDARERAVAYCDEVKEKFAAIRRATDKLELLVADEDWPLVKYRELLFRH from the coding sequence ATGGCCATTCTCCGCTTTAAAGCCCTCGAACTCGTTGACCAGCGCCAGCCGCTAACGGTAAAGCCCCTGGCCGCCCGCCGCTCCGACTCGTTTGGGCAGAACGTGTTCAACCTGGAAGCAATGCGGGCAAATATGCCCGGCGAGTACTTTAAAAAGCTGCAGGCAGCCGTGAAGCACGGCTCGCCCGTCGAGCGCTCGGTAGCCGACGCCGTAGCGGCGGCCATGAAAACCTGGGCCATGGCCAAAGGTGCTACCCACTACACGCACTGGTTTCAGCCCCTTACCGGTGCCACCGCCGAAAAGCACGACTCGTTCTTCGACCTGAACTCGGACGGCCGGCCGATTGAGAACTTCAAAGGCTCGGCGCTGGTGCAGCAGGAGCCCGATGCCTCGTCCTTCCCCAACGGCGGCATCCGCAATACCTTCGAGGCCCGCGGCTACACTGCCTGGGACCCTACCTCGCCCGCGTTCATTATCGAAACGGTAGGTGCCAAAACGCTGTGCATCCCCACTATTTTCGTGGCGTACACCGGCGAGGCGCTCGACTACAAGGCCCCGTTGCTGAAGTCGCTGGCCGTGCTCGAAAAGGCTGCCGTTGATGTATGTCAATATTTCGATAAAGACGTGCAGCGCGTGAATACCACGCTTGGCATCGAGCAGGAGTATTTCCTGGTCGACAAGGCGCTCTACGACGCCCGTCCCGACCTGGTGATGACCGGCCGCACGCTGTTTGGCCACGCGCCGGCCAAGGGCCAGCAGCTCGAAGACCACTACTTTGGCTCGATTCCGCCCCGCGTGCATGCCTTCATGTTCGACTTCGAGGAAGAAGCGAACTCACTCGGCATTCCGCTGCGCACGCGCCACAACGAGGTGGCTCCCAATCAGTTTGAGTGCGCGCCTACTTTCGAGGACGCCAACCTGGCCATCGACCACAACCAGCTGTTGATGGACGTGATGGACCGGGTAGCCCTGAAGCACAACTTCAAAGTGCTGCTGCACGAGAAGCCCTACGCCGGCGTAAATGGCTCGGGCAAGCATAATAACTGGGCCATGAGCACCGACACCGGCGTTAACCTGCTGGCGCCCGGTCGTCGGCCGAAGGAAAACCTCCAGTTCCTGGCGTTCTTCATCACGACGGTAAAGGCTGTGCACCGCTACGGCGATTTGCTGCGCGCCAGCATTGCCTCGGCCAGCAACGACCACCGCCTCGGGGCCAACGAGGCCCCGCCGGCCATCATGTCGGTGTTTCTGGGCTCGATGCTCGACGGCGTGCTCGACGAGCTGGAGCGCACCGCCAAGCTGCCGCTTGATAAGGGGGATAATATATATCTAAAGCTGGGTATTGATAAGATTCCGGCCATTCTGCTCGACAATACCGACCGTAACCGGACCTCGCCGTTTGCCTTCACCGGCAATAAGTTTGAGCTGCGCGCCGTGGGCTCGTCGGCCAACTGCTCGTCGGCCATGACCACGCTCAACGCCATCGTAGCCGACCAGCTTATCGACTTCAAAGAGAAAGTAGATGAGCTGATTGCCCAGGGCAAGAAGAAGGAAGTGGCTATTGTGGAGGTGCTGCGCGCCTACGTCATCGAATCGAAAAACATTCGCTTTGAGGGCAATGGCTACTCCGACGAGTGGAAGGAAGAAGCTGCCCGCCGCGGCCTTGCCAACGTGGCCACCACGCCCCAGGCCCTCGACGCGCTGGTGCGCGCCGACGCCGCCGAGCTGTTTGCCCGCCACGGCATCTTCTCGGAAGTAGAGCTGCACGCCCGCCACGAAATCCTGCTGGAAGACTACACCAAGAAAATCCAGATTGAGAGCCGCGTACTCGGCGATTTGGCCGTAAACCACGTAATCCCGACTGCGCTGGCGTACCAGAACAAGCTGGTGCAGAACGTGCGCGGCCTACGGGAGCTGGGCCTTGATGAGAACAGCGAAGTAACCGTAGAGATGATTAAATCCATCTCGCGCTATGTTTCGACCATCAAGACGACAGTCGATGCCATGGTAGCAGCCCGCAAGGTGGCCAACCGCATAGAAGATGCCCGCGAGCGCGCCGTAGCGTACTGCGATGAAGTAAAAGAAAAATTCGCGGCTATCCGCCGCGCGACCGACAAGCTTGAGCTGCTTGTGGCCGATGAGGACTGGCCCCTGGTGAAGTACCGCGAACTGTTGTTCCGGCACTAG
- a CDS encoding sensor histidine kinase, protein MSALPLLQFSEKNLRSIVYNLLSNALKYRHPDRTPYIDVHAHVRTGHLVLEVHDNGLGIAPAHLPRLFTMFQRFHDHVEGTGIGLYMVKRIVENAGGRMEVYNQLGAGTTFFVFLSQSAASAA, encoded by the coding sequence GTGTCGGCGCTGCCACTGCTGCAGTTCTCCGAGAAAAACCTGCGTAGCATTGTGTATAATCTGCTCAGCAACGCCCTGAAATACCGCCACCCCGACCGCACGCCCTATATCGACGTGCACGCTCACGTGCGCACGGGCCACCTCGTGCTCGAAGTGCATGATAATGGCCTGGGCATCGCCCCGGCCCACCTGCCTCGCCTGTTCACGATGTTCCAGCGCTTCCACGACCACGTGGAGGGCACCGGCATCGGCCTCTACATGGTCAAGCGCATAGTCGAGAATGCCGGGGGCCGCATGGAGGTGTATAACCAGCTCGGGGCCGGCACCACTTTTTTCGTATTCCTGTCTCAATCCGCTGCTTCGGCTGCGTAA